One region of Flavobacterium sp. GSB-24 genomic DNA includes:
- a CDS encoding AGE family epimerase/isomerase translates to MLEPNSDIKFDHIQNTDLYQYADLYKDELLEEVIPFWEKYSLDKEYGGYFTCLDRQGSVYDTDKFIWLQGRQVWTFSMLYNKVEKKQKWLDIALHGAKFLLKNGRDAAGNWYFSLNQKGEPLVVPYNIFSDCFAAMAFGELYKATNDSLHKEVAVNTYNNILARQNNPKGKWSKAFNGTRELKNFSLPMILCNLSLLLEEVIGKEVVDEMVPPLIEDIMTNFLNKEHGIIMENVGANGAFSDSFEGRIINPGHGNESMWFLMDIATRYDKPELIKKCEEILIKTTEFGWDKEHGGIYYFLDIKGHPTQELQWNQKLWWVHIETMISFAKAYKLTGNEKSKEWFLKLHEYTWNHFRDEKYKGEWFGYLTREGKPLLEAKGGKWKGCFHVPRGLYELWTTLK, encoded by the coding sequence ATGTTAGAGCCTAATAGTGATATCAAATTTGACCACATTCAAAATACAGATTTGTACCAATACGCAGACTTATATAAAGATGAATTATTAGAAGAAGTGATTCCATTCTGGGAAAAATACTCGCTTGATAAAGAGTACGGAGGCTATTTTACTTGTCTGGACAGGCAAGGGAGCGTTTACGATACAGACAAATTTATCTGGCTGCAGGGAAGACAGGTTTGGACTTTTTCTATGCTTTATAATAAGGTAGAAAAAAAACAGAAGTGGCTTGATATTGCCCTTCATGGTGCAAAGTTCCTATTAAAGAACGGAAGAGATGCTGCAGGAAATTGGTATTTCTCTCTCAACCAAAAAGGAGAACCTTTGGTAGTGCCTTATAATATTTTTTCGGATTGTTTTGCAGCTATGGCTTTTGGCGAATTATATAAAGCTACCAACGACTCTCTACACAAAGAAGTTGCTGTAAATACCTATAATAACATTTTGGCAAGACAAAATAATCCAAAGGGAAAATGGAGTAAAGCATTTAATGGTACAAGGGAGTTGAAAAATTTCTCCCTCCCAATGATTTTATGTAATCTGTCTTTGTTATTGGAAGAAGTGATTGGAAAAGAAGTAGTTGATGAAATGGTGCCGCCGCTTATTGAAGATATTATGACTAATTTCTTAAACAAAGAGCATGGCATTATAATGGAAAATGTAGGGGCTAATGGTGCTTTCAGTGACAGTTTCGAAGGAAGAATCATAAATCCAGGGCATGGAAATGAGTCTATGTGGTTCCTCATGGATATTGCAACACGTTATGATAAGCCGGAATTAATAAAAAAATGCGAAGAAATTTTAATAAAGACTACAGAGTTTGGCTGGGATAAAGAACACGGTGGTATTTATTATTTCTTAGATATTAAAGGCCATCCAACGCAAGAACTGCAATGGAACCAAAAACTTTGGTGGGTACACATAGAAACGATGATTTCGTTCGCCAAAGCTTACAAACTTACCGGAAATGAAAAAAGCAAAGAGTGGTTTTTAAAACTACATGAATATACCTGGAACCACTTTAGAGATGAGAAATACAAAGGGGAATGGTTTGGTTATTTAACAAGAGAGGGAAAACCACTTCTTGAGGCAAAAGGAGGAAAATGGAAAGGTTGTTTCCATGTGCCACGCGGATTATATGAATTATGGACGACTTTAAAATAA